The Polyangium mundeleinium genome contains the following window.
TCGTTGCCATCGACAGTCAGGCCATCCACGAACATCCCCTTATCGCTGGTAGCGATCGAACGAGCAAATAGCAGTTTGCCGTTCAGATCTGCCTTCATCAGCAACCCAGTGCCGCCGAACTCGTGGAAGCGCTGAGTGCGGTCCTCGAGGACGGTCCCATCTGCTAGCCGGATGGTCCCGTTGAAGGTCGTGGCTGCATACAAATTGCCCTCCTGATCTGCGGCGAGGTGCGGGGCGGAGAGCGCAGCGTTCGAGCCGCCTGTGATTTCGACGATGGTCCGACGCCACTGTTCCGTGCCATCAGTCCCTAGTTTCACGAGATCACCGCTTGCCGGATGGCCTTCTTCGCTCGAGCGGATCCACAGGTACAGGTTGTCTCCGTGGACAACGATATTGCGATCGTTGGAATCGTCGCGAGACGGACTTGAACCTCCAATCGATCCTGACAATCGCTTTTCCCACTTCAATGCACCACGCGCATTGTACTTGAGCACGGCGACCGTGGACGACGTCTCGCGCGGAGGCACAATTCCGACGGCAAAGACGTTGCCCGCCCCGTCCATCGCGATGCTCGCCAGCTCCGCTCGTCCCTCGAGCGGCTGGACCCAGGTTACGGCTGACGCCGTGTTGAAGCGCGCAACGTAATCCCCGCGGGGCAATTGGCGCCCACCCAAGCTGATCTCCGGGGGAGGAGGCTTTTCTTCCAGCGGTCCCATGTCGCCGAGGATCGCGAACCCCCGCGCGCCAGACGCTGTCGCGACATCTTTGACGCGACGGGCCGGAAGCGTCTCCAGCAGCGTGACACCCCCTCCAGGCGACAGCTCCCCTCCGTACGAGCCGACGAATGTCTTGCCCGCCACCGTGTTCCTCCCCGCACTCGTGCCGGCGAAGACGATGCGATCGTCGGCGTCGACTCCGAGGTGCACACAGAAGCTCTGCCGGTACCCCTGCTCGTCCTCTCCGTCCAGCGCAGGGCCATACAGAACGGACGGGCGGCAGGATGGCGCGGGAGGTGCTTCCGGTGCGGGAACCGGCGTCGCCGAAGTCGTGCCCGAGCAGCCCGAAAAGAATGCGGCGAAGAGGAGCCCGAACGCAAACGAGTCACGGGCAGTTGGGCTGAAAGAGCTTCTGGCCGTGCGTCGGGATCTCACGGAAGCTGGGGTGGGTTTTGTCACCGTTGTGCTCGGGCTGGTTGGCGCTTGGGTTCGACTCGTCATCGACGATCCATATTTGGATGAGCCCCAGCACTTGCTGTGAGGCCACAAGATTCTGATATGCGCGGAATTCGGCTTGAAGCAGGTTGGCCATGGCATAGCCGAATTTTCGATCCTTGCCCACGTTGCACGTGAGCCCCGTGAAGCGCGCCACGCCATACTCCCTGAACGCTCGGCCGATCTTCACCAAACCCAGAAACTTCTGGGGATCGTAGGAATCAACCATCGATTGCGCGTTCGGTGGAATGGGTACGAGCTTGTCCCCTTCCAGCTTCGCCACGTTCTGGATTTCGATAATCTTTTGAGCGTCGATGGTGTGCTTGTGCTCGCTCACGCCGCCCAGCTCCGGAACCGTATCGAGCGTCGATTCGGCGAAGCCCCGGTGGCCCAGGGCTCCTCCGTGGCCAGTCATCAGGATGATCTCCTTGCCCCTGGCAATCTTCGCGGCCTCGACCATGATCTTTTCGAAGTCCGACCACATCGCGCCCAGCGCAATTTCGAGGACTTTGCGATGCTTCGGATCGGCAGCGAGCCATTGCTGGGCGAAGCGGTAGTTGGCCAGCATCAGTTCGCCCTCGTGGGAAGATGTCTTGAAGGTGCCCTTCTTTGGTACGATCATGACGTCCTTACTGTCCGGCGGCGGTGAGACGTGTACAGGTCTGCCGCACGTCGCCTGCACGTTCAGCGCCGCATCCGCGGGGGGAGGGGCATTCCGCGCAGGGGCTACCGGCCCAGGAGCCGCGACCTGCTTCTGGCTCTTGAACGTGTACGTGACGGTCGCGTTGTCGCCTTCCCCGCCGCTATAAACACCCCCGTGGCCGCCTTCGGGGCGCACGGTGACGCTGTACTTGTTGTCTCCGATGAAGGGATTGTCCCACCAGAGCTCGAGTGTCGTGCCGCTGTCGGCCTCGTAAATGGCCCGCCCCTCGGTGCCGGTCATGAAGCCGTTCGATTCGGACTCCCATGTCGCTCGACCACCAGGGCTGACTTCTCGGGGTGGCTGCTGCTCGCGCTTGTCAGCGCCGGTGCTCCAGATCCCGTGATCCAGAGTGGCCGCCTGCTTCAGCCGGAGACGCTGATCGCTGTCGTTGATGAAGATGCACTTGACGCTGCGCGCTGCCATCGCGATCCCTGCTCCTCGGGCGCTTCAGTGCCCGTGCACTTCCGAGAGCTTTGCAGCCGTCTGGCTGTCCAGCCTGCCGGTTGGTTCGATCCCGTGGTCCTCCTGGAACTCGCGCAACGCGCGCGCGGCATCCACGTCGAGCTCGTCCCCGATCTCACCCCAAAAGTAACCGAGGTTCTTGAGGCGGGTTTGCGCGCCCCGCACGCTCGTGGCCTCCGGGAGGTCGCGCAGCGCGACGTTGTACCGAAGCATTTTCCCCGTCGGACGGCCATCGACGAAGAGAACCACCTGTGCAGCGTCGGCATGCTTCGGAATGTCCAGCTCGAGCTGGCCCTCTGGGCCTGTCGAACCCTCGAACGCCACGCCACCGGCGGTGAGCATGTATTCCTTGTTCGCGTAGGGCACGAAGTCGGGATCGGTGAGCTTCAGCGAGAGCCGCTGCGTCTCGAGCGGCGTTCCATCGGGGTTCTCCGCGATCTCCGAAATGCCCTTGCAATTGAGCTTGACCTGCACCCCGTCGAGCCGTGCATCTTCCTCGAGCACGAGGCTCGCCTTCGAGGAGACGATGCGGACGGCCTTGCTCACGATCTCCGCCTCCTCGCCGAGCACGAGCGAGGGCCCCTTGCCGGCCACGGTCACCGACTCGGTGCCCTCGAACGCGAGTTTGCCGGAGCGGATCGTGACCTGGTTCCGGTTCAATTCGATGGCACTATCGCCGCACTGGAGGACGAGTCGATCCTGTGCCGTCAGGCGGATCGTGCGGCCTGCACCGACCGAACAGTCGCCCCAGGAGAAGATGTCGGCGGTCTGCGGAGCATCCCCGCTGCCAATGGTCAGACCAAGCCCGCCGGCCTGAATGCTGAAGAGGCCTTCGATGGTTGTGGTACGGCTCCGCTTGACGAACTCGTGATCCTCACCGTGAACGGTGAGCCACCGACTCTTGCCGACTTCGGTCCGAAGCGCGTCCCCGATCCGCTCGAAGGAGCTTTTCGCGATGGCGACGGTCTGGTCTCCGGCGACAGCATCTGACCGGTTGCCACTGATCATCAGGCTCTGGTTGCCTGTGATCGTGCTCGTTTCGTTGTGTCCGATCGTGGTGATGCGATCGTGAAGCACCTCTTCCTGAAGATCCCGCTGTGCGTGGAGATAGATCAGCTCACCACCGTGCCGGTCCTCGAAGGATAGCTCGTTGAACCCTCCGCCCCCAGGGGTGCTGTTCGTCCGGATGCCGCTCCGTGTCTTCTCGGCCGGGAGCATGAAGGGCACGGGGTGGGTCGCGTTGTACACGCAGCCGACGATGACGGGGCAGTCCTGGTCGCCGCCGAGGAAGCTAACCATGACCTCCATGCCGACCCGCGGGATGAACTGCAGGCCCCATGACGCGCCCGCCCACCCCTGGACGACGCGGATCCAGCAAGAGGAGTGCTCGTTGTGCTGGCCGTGGAGATCCCAGTGAAACTGCACCTTGATGCGCCCGAGCGCGTCGACGTGGATCTCCTCGTTCAGGGGCCCGACGACGGTGGCTGACTCGAGCACCTGGCGCAGGGCTCGGCGTAGGCGCTTGGGCCGGAAGGAGACGTCGGCGGGGACGCACGTGAAGCGTGCTGTGTAGGCGTCGCTTCCTGGCTTCGCAAATGCGGGCGCATGGCCCTCGTGCTCCACGCGCGTCACCACGTACTCCCCTGCGAGCTTCGGGGCGGAGTCGGCCGCGAGGCGAAACCGGTGCCCGGGGAGAAGGCGACGACAGGCCGTTTGTCCTTCTCCAACCACGGCAGAGCGGCGATGTTGTTCAAGCTGTGTGCGCGCTCCAGCAGGAGCTACTTCGGCTTCGTCGTACTCGCCACGATGCCTGTAGACGCGAAGAGCAGCATCGCCCCCTTCGGTCACGGCTTCTGCCTTGAGATCGAGTTGGGGGCGGCGGAAGTCGTAGTCGCGGAGAAGAACGGCGCCAGGGCGAATCGTGCGCCGCAGCGAGAAGTGGAAGACGTCATCCTCCGTCGGGCTCATCCCTCCGCGATCGCGGACGCGAAGACGGGGAGCCAGAACCTGGCTGACCTTCGAGAGAACGAAGGCGCCAGTCACGTCGAGCCCATGTGGAGCTCCCTCCACGATCGCAGGGTAGGCTTCGGGGCTGTCACCGAAGATGACCGTCTCCCTCTCGGCCCCAAGGTTCTCGAAGAAGTAGAAGATGCCCTCCTCGGCGAGGAGGCGCCGGATGAACGCGAGATCGGACTCCTGGTACTGCACGCAGTACGCGCGGCGGGGGTAGGCGCGGCTGAGCTTGAAGCTCGCAGCGATGTTCGCTTCGCCAAGGAGGGAGGAGACGATCTCGGGGACCGTACGCTCTTGAAAGATGCGGCTTGTGACGCGGTGTCGCAGCAGCCAGAGACGTGGGACGAGGCGGACTTGGTAGGCGGCATAGCCCTGCACGGCGGCTGGGCTTTGGGGCTCGACCGAGGCGACGATGCCGCGCACGAGGCGAGGTGCGCGGTCAGGCACGGCGATGGTCAGAGCAGCGGGCTGACCAAGGAGCAGATCCTGCAGGTCGGCGTCCGGTGGGGCGAGGATGAGTACGTCAAAACAAAACGGCTTCGACATCTCCTCCCGGCCACGGAAGGAGACGACTTCGAACGCGCGTGCCTGAGGCAGGTCGACAGAGAGCTGGAATTGGCTCTCGCCCTGGGCAGGCGAGGCGCCACGGAACGCGGAGATGGACATGTAGGTGCTCGTCTGGGGGGGCGGATCAGAGCAAGGCTAGCCCACGAGCGCACCGGCGTGGAAGGTCGCGGATCCTCGCGATCGAAGAGCGCCTATGCTGCCGCGCGAAGGAGGTAAGATCAGGGACGTGGGTGGCAAGCCGGCGGCGAAGCAGGGCGACAAGATCATCGGGATCGACACGCACGTCGTGGTGGTCCCATCCCCGGGCGGGCCGCTGCTCACGCCCGTGCCGATGCCCTTTGAGGGGGCTCTCTCCGCGAGCCTGAGCGCGGATGTGTTCATGGAGAACAAACCGGCTGCGATGCAAGGCAGCACGGCCCAGAACGCCCCCGCTCATGTGCCTGCGGGCGGCACCTTCCAGAAGCCACCCTCGAACCAGGCCCGAGTCCAGCTCGGTAGCAGGGCCGTGCTCATCAACAACAAGCCGGCCGCGCACCTCGGAGATCCCGCGCTCACCTGCAACGATCCTGCGGACGCACCGAACGGGAGTGTGATCGCCGCGGGAACCGTGCTGATCGGGGACTAGGAGGAGCGCGATGGCGGCAGAGGCGGCGATCTACGGCGTGTCCCTCGCGCAGTACGCCGCGATCAAGGCTGCGGTCACCGAGGGGTTCATGCTTGAGGATGTCCTCGAGGTGGAAGGGATCGAGCCCTCTGCCTTCACGCGGGCCGATCTTGCTTGGAAGCAGCGCATCGCTGGGGACCAGAAGCTACTCGACTTGTACGCGGAAGAGCTCGCGCATGCCGAAGACTGGCTTGACCGGCCCGTCGAGCCAATCGGGGACGACATCGGTGCCTGGGTGAGCTTCCTGGCCACGCTCGAGGCGCATGTGCAGCCGTTCGAGCTGCTCAAGGCACAAGGGCTCGGGGTGAACGATCTATCCCGGCTCCAGCGCCGCTGGGCTGCACGCATCGACCAAGAGCCGGCTCTTGCCAAGCGGATCGGTGAACTGCGGAAGCAGGACTTACGACCAGTCGTGGAGATCTCGGTAGGGCTGCCGGTGCTGCGGCCTTCGCGCATGGCGCCGGTGCGGACGAAGCCGTCGGCCGAGGGGGTGGCGCCGCCCTCTGATAGGCTGGTCCACGACGCGCTCAAGACGGAGAACCCCGTTGTCGCCCCGCCGGGGAACATGTCCCCCGACCTGCACACGACAGCGCCGGTGGTGCCCGTGCCGCACGGGCCGGTTATGTCCTTCAAGCCGGCAGGAAGCGAGGTCATGAGCACAGTCGTCGAACCTAAGCCTGCAAGGGCTGCCGCATCGCTCACCGGGACGGCACCAGTGCTCGACCTTCGGCGCGGTGCTGCGTTGCCATTCGCAGACGTGGCCGGCAAGAGTGACGCTCCCCGTGCACTCCATGCGCTTGCCGAGACGTCTCTCGCGCTCGACATCCCACGAGGCCCGGTGCTGCCGTTTGTGGCGGGGCAAGGGGCAGCAGAGCGAGGGGAGGAACCAGGCCTCGACGCGACCAGACCCGTGGTAATCGTACCGCGCGGCCCAGCGTTGCCCTTCAAGGAGGCATCGCCACCGGCTGTGGCTTCAGCACCGCCACCTGAGCCAGAAGCTGCGCCTCGCGGCCTCGCGGGGACCTCCGTCGCTGTCGATGTCCTGCGCGCCCCGGTGATGCCCTTCGTGGCAGGCACAGGGCCCGCCAAGCAGGGTCCGACCGCTCCGGCCGCTGCAGGCACCCCTTGGGTGGCGGGCGGGCTCGAGCAAACGTCGCCGGTGCTGGCGTTGCCCAGGGGAGACGCCTTGCCCTTCGCAGCGGCGGCACCTGTGGGTGGGTGCGCGGAGGGCACTACGTCGACTGCTCCGATGCAGGAACGGCCGCGTCTGTTGCTCACTCTCGAACAGCACGCCGCGCTCACGCTGGAACTCGCGCTGCACCCAGGGCAGGAGGCCGAAGTCCTTGCCCGGTACAGCGTCACGTCCGAGCAGAAGGCGCAACTTGACCAGCAATACCGCGAACAAGTAGCAGCAAGCCCCGGGGCGCGGGCGGCCTGGAACAAGGCCTACCGGGCGCACTACGAGAGGCTGTCGAGGCAACGCCCGCCACGAAGATGATCCTGGGCCTTTTCAAAGACATCGCTTGGATCTGGACCACGGGGACGAGAAGCGAAGGATGTAGCGTGGTTAGGGGTGGGGTGGAAACCGCTGCGGCGCCGGGACATCTCCATGACCAGTGCGGCGCGGCCGGTGGCGGATCACGGTCGAGTCCGCACCCGAGCCAGCCCACCCTGGGCAGCTGAACTAGAACCCAAGGCGCGTGGCGTTCGACCAGTCGTGAGGCTTGCCGGCGAGCTTGTCTTCGGAGAGCCTGGAGCTACCTCGTGGATGACAACCTCGCGATCCGGGAGGCCGCGATCCGGCACTGCCGGCTGCTCAGCCTGCGGTGGGGCGAGGCTGTGCCCTACGAGGAGCTCGCGCGAGGATTTCCGTTCCGCGGGCAGTGGATCAAGCTCGTCGGGCCGCAGGGGGTGTTCAAGCCGAAGGAGCTGACCGACGGGCCCCTCACGCTGCTCTCGACCCTCGCCTCGTCATACGAGGACGAGCACCTTGAGGGCGACGTGGTGCTCTACGACTACGCGCCTACGTCGCGCGAGTTCGAGAACGATGGGCTCAAGCGGATCGCGGCTCAGGGCAAGGCCGTCATCCTTCTTCGCCAGGTGAAGGCGAAGCCGCGGCCCGAGTACATGGTCTTCGCGCCCGTGGTGCTCCGGGGGTTCGATGATGTCGCTCGGAAGGTGCGCCTTGATCTCGCGGCTGCGCAGCTTGAGGTCGCGGGCATCCCAGCCCCTGTACCGACGCCGTTTTCCAAGGCGTATGCCGAGACGATCGTGAAGGCACGGCTGCACCAGGCCCACTTCCGTCGCGAGATCCTGACGGCCTACGCCCAGCGCTGCTGCATCTGCGAGCTGCGAGAGCGCCCTCTTCTCGACGCAGCCCACATCGTGCCGGACCGCCTCCCCGAAGGGGTGCCAGAGGTGCGCAACGGGCTCGCCATGTGCCCGACGCATCACCGGGCCTACGATCAGAACCTCGTGCTGGTCACGGAGCAGTACCGCGTCGAGGTGCAGCGCGATCGGCTCTACCACGCAGAGAGCGAGGCGACGGCGCGGATGATCTTGGACTTCGACGGGCGGGAGATCTTGCTGCCGAAGCAGGAGCACCTGCGGCCGGACCCCGAGTTCCTCCGGCGGAAGATCGTGCTCGCGGCGTGATCGTCGGCGCGGCAAGTGATCTCATTCCTGGGCTCAAAGGCTTGCCCAGCCAATAGATGTTTGAGAACAAACGACGTCGAGCGCTGCAGACTCACGTTGGAGTGAGCGCCATACGGGGAGTCAGCACCGCTTCAGCCCATGAACACCTGCTCGCGGTGCCACGCGAGTGCTTCGCGCGAGGGCCGCATGGTTGGCTGTGCAGGCAGGTCGAGCTCACGACCGTGCAGGCCGTAGTAGGAGCGGCCGTTCTCGAAGTGGTCTTTGAGGCGGCGACCGACGACGAAGCGGTTGCCCTCGTCCACGGTGACGTAGCCGCGATCGAACAGCCGGTGGATGTCCGTGCGAAGGGTGAGGCCGTTCTTCACGTCATGGTCTCCTCCACGTGCGTAGGGCCGGATGTGGGCCGCCTCGAGCACAGGTAGCGAGTGCTCGCCCGTTACCGAGCAGGCGCGGCCGTACGCTTCGAGGACCTGAACGCGGAAGATGCCCTGGCCCAGCCGGGGCAGGTAGAGGCTGGGCTTGCCGTAGCGGGGCTTGTCCATCGTCGCGGTGAGAACGTCGGGTGTAGCGGGCGCGCGCGCCAGGCACTCCTGCCATACGCGTAGCCCCTCACCCGCGGCGAGGTCGTACGTCGCGCCGGTCTGGATACGAGGCGACCAGTCGTGCGGCGGCGTGACCCACGCGTGTTGGGGGAAGAAACGGGCCTCGGCGATCAGGCAGCAGCCGATCTGGCCGACGGGATCAGCCTCGATGCGAGCACCCACCTGGATGCGGCGCAGACGGTCGCGGAGCGCCTCCAGGTTGTCGACGCCGTTCGCCTCACCGAACGTCTCCCACGCGAGCCAGTCGGGCAGGACCGAGAAGCCGGCGAAGAAGCCGTACCCAGCGATCGCGTGGTAGGGCGCCTTGAGCTTGAAGAGGAAGGGCGTGCCGATCGCCAGGTTGAAGCGTCGCGTGGAGGGCCGCCAGAAGTTGGCGTCACGAGGCCCCGCCTCCCGCGAGAGGCGCTCGTACCAGCCCGGGTCTGTGACGGCGAGGAAGCCGTCCATGGGGCTGAATGATACATGAGGGCGGCGTGATGTTCGAGCTTCCGCAGTTTGGTCGAGACGATGCCATCCTCCTTGTCTCGACGACAAGCCTCGCGCTCGCCTACGGCATCGCCCACGACCACGTGACAGCAACGATCTCGCCCGAGTACTTCCTCACCGGCAAGAACCTCGCGAGCGATCCGCGCGCGTTCCGGTGGGCGGTGACGATGCTCGCGGCGAAGGCGTCGTGGCCGCTGGGTGTGCTCGCAGGCATGGCCCTTCGGTTTGGCAACGAGCCCTCGCAGCGGCTACCGCAGCGGCTTCCCTTGCCGAGGCTGCTGGGCTTCGCTGCCGTTCCGATGGTGACGGCCGCTGTCATCGCGCTGATGCTTGGAGCATCGCCGATCGACCTCGATCCATGGGATCAGCGCGCCGTCGCGGAGGTGCTCGCCGGCTCAGAGCGCGCATCGGCGTTCGTGAGGGTGTGGCGTGTGCACATCGGGTCGTACATCGGCGGCGCGCTCGGACAGCTCCTCGCCGTGGCGCTCGTGAGACGGCGGCGGGCGCAGGCTGGCCG
Protein-coding sequences here:
- a CDS encoding HNH endonuclease, translated to MDDNLAIREAAIRHCRLLSLRWGEAVPYEELARGFPFRGQWIKLVGPQGVFKPKELTDGPLTLLSTLASSYEDEHLEGDVVLYDYAPTSREFENDGLKRIAAQGKAVILLRQVKAKPRPEYMVFAPVVLRGFDDVARKVRLDLAAAQLEVAGIPAPVPTPFSKAYAETIVKARLHQAHFRREILTAYAQRCCICELRERPLLDAAHIVPDRLPEGVPEVRNGLAMCPTHHRAYDQNLVLVTEQYRVEVQRDRLYHAESEATARMILDFDGREILLPKQEHLRPDPEFLRRKIVLAA
- the tssI gene encoding type VI secretion system tip protein TssI/VgrG → MSISAFRGASPAQGESQFQLSVDLPQARAFEVVSFRGREEMSKPFCFDVLILAPPDADLQDLLLGQPAALTIAVPDRAPRLVRGIVASVEPQSPAAVQGYAAYQVRLVPRLWLLRHRVTSRIFQERTVPEIVSSLLGEANIAASFKLSRAYPRRAYCVQYQESDLAFIRRLLAEEGIFYFFENLGAERETVIFGDSPEAYPAIVEGAPHGLDVTGAFVLSKVSQVLAPRLRVRDRGGMSPTEDDVFHFSLRRTIRPGAVLLRDYDFRRPQLDLKAEAVTEGGDAALRVYRHRGEYDEAEVAPAGARTQLEQHRRSAVVGEGQTACRRLLPGHRFRLAADSAPKLAGEYVVTRVEHEGHAPAFAKPGSDAYTARFTCVPADVSFRPKRLRRALRQVLESATVVGPLNEEIHVDALGRIKVQFHWDLHGQHNEHSSCWIRVVQGWAGASWGLQFIPRVGMEVMVSFLGGDQDCPVIVGCVYNATHPVPFMLPAEKTRSGIRTNSTPGGGGFNELSFEDRHGGELIYLHAQRDLQEEVLHDRITTIGHNETSTITGNQSLMISGNRSDAVAGDQTVAIAKSSFERIGDALRTEVGKSRWLTVHGEDHEFVKRSRTTTIEGLFSIQAGGLGLTIGSGDAPQTADIFSWGDCSVGAGRTIRLTAQDRLVLQCGDSAIELNRNQVTIRSGKLAFEGTESVTVAGKGPSLVLGEEAEIVSKAVRIVSSKASLVLEEDARLDGVQVKLNCKGISEIAENPDGTPLETQRLSLKLTDPDFVPYANKEYMLTAGGVAFEGSTGPEGQLELDIPKHADAAQVVLFVDGRPTGKMLRYNVALRDLPEATSVRGAQTRLKNLGYFWGEIGDELDVDAARALREFQEDHGIEPTGRLDSQTAAKLSEVHGH
- a CDS encoding aegerolysin family protein, with amino-acid sequence MAARSVKCIFINDSDQRLRLKQAATLDHGIWSTGADKREQQPPREVSPGGRATWESESNGFMTGTEGRAIYEADSGTTLELWWDNPFIGDNKYSVTVRPEGGHGGVYSGGEGDNATVTYTFKSQKQVAAPGPVAPARNAPPPADAALNVQATCGRPVHVSPPPDSKDVMIVPKKGTFKTSSHEGELMLANYRFAQQWLAADPKHRKVLEIALGAMWSDFEKIMVEAAKIARGKEIILMTGHGGALGHRGFAESTLDTVPELGGVSEHKHTIDAQKIIEIQNVAKLEGDKLVPIPPNAQSMVDSYDPQKFLGLVKIGRAFREYGVARFTGLTCNVGKDRKFGYAMANLLQAEFRAYQNLVASQQVLGLIQIWIVDDESNPSANQPEHNGDKTHPSFREIPTHGQKLFQPNCP
- a CDS encoding PAAR domain-containing protein, yielding MGGKPAAKQGDKIIGIDTHVVVVPSPGGPLLTPVPMPFEGALSASLSADVFMENKPAAMQGSTAQNAPAHVPAGGTFQKPPSNQARVQLGSRAVLINNKPAAHLGDPALTCNDPADAPNGSVIAAGTVLIGD
- a CDS encoding HNH endonuclease, with protein sequence MDGFLAVTDPGWYERLSREAGPRDANFWRPSTRRFNLAIGTPFLFKLKAPYHAIAGYGFFAGFSVLPDWLAWETFGEANGVDNLEALRDRLRRIQVGARIEADPVGQIGCCLIAEARFFPQHAWVTPPHDWSPRIQTGATYDLAAGEGLRVWQECLARAPATPDVLTATMDKPRYGKPSLYLPRLGQGIFRVQVLEAYGRACSVTGEHSLPVLEAAHIRPYARGGDHDVKNGLTLRTDIHRLFDRGYVTVDEGNRFVVGRRLKDHFENGRSYYGLHGRELDLPAQPTMRPSREALAWHREQVFMG